From the genome of Methanofollis sp. UBA420:
TTCCTGGCAACCTCCTCAAACGAGGCCATCCTCCACCCTCTCGGGAGGTCCGTTGCATCACCCATCCAGCCCCACCTCCTTCAGCACTGCACGCAGTTCTTCCATCGCGTCGCTCTTCTCCGTCGCATACTCCGCCCACTCCTCATACACCCCTGCAAACGTCGGTGTCACCGCCCCGTCATCGCACCGGGCGATATACCGGGGGATGCTCAGGTTCGCGTCCTTCGCCAGGATCTCCTCGACCGGCACAGAGCGGGAAAATCCCTCGACATCCTCGTCGCTCAGGTAGGCCGCCAGGATCTTCTCGATATGCCGGGACTCCAGGAAACTCTGCGCCTTCTCATGGGTCACCTCGTCCACCGCGTTGATGAAGAGGACCCGGCCCTGTCGTGCAGGCGGTTTCTGCATCCGGCACACGATCACGCACGCCTCCATCGGCGAGTTGTAGAAGAGGTTCGGCCCGAGGCCCAGCACACACTCGATCAGGTCGGCCTCCACGATCCGACGACGCATCTCTCTCTCCGCATCGCGGAAGAGCACCCCATGCGGGAAGAGGATCGCACACCGCCCTGTCGCCGGGTCCATGCTCCTGATGATATGCTGGAAAAAGGCGTAGTCCGCACGCCCCTGCGGCGGCACCCCGAAGAGGTTCCGGCCCCAGCGGTCACTCGAAAACGCCTCCCTGTCCCAGCGCGAGATCGAGTACGGCGGATTGGCAAGAATACAGTCAAAGGTCTGCAGACGGTCCTGCTCCACAAACGCCGGGCCCGCCAGGGTGTCGCCCCGCACAATCGTGCAGTCCTCGATACCGTGGAGCAGGAGGTTCGTCCGCCCGATCGAGGACGTGATCAGGTTGATCTCCTGTCCGAAGAGACGCAGACTCCGGTACTCCTTCCCCTGCTCCCGCACCTGCAGGGCGGCGACAAGAAGCATCCCCGCGCTCCCGCAGGTAGGATCGTACACCGACTCCCCCTCCTGCGGGTCGAGCATCTGCGTCATCAACCGCACCAGAGTCCGGTTCGTGTAGAACTCCGCCGCCGTATGCCCCGAATCGTCAGCAAACTTCTTGATCAGATACTCGTAGCCCTGCCCCAGTTCGTCCTGCGGCACATGGGCAAGGGAGAGCGTCTCGGACGAGAAATGCTCCACCAGATCGCGGAGCGTCGCGTCGGAGAGGAAGTTCTTGTTCGTCCACGACGTGTCCCCGAAGATCCCGGCAAGCGTCTCCCTGTTCGCGTCCTCGATCCGGTGCATCGCCTCCTGGACCGCCACCCCCACATCCTCGGTCACCGCCCGGACATCACGCCAGTGCGCCCCCTCCGGCACCACGAAGCGGTGGTCCTCAGGGAAGACCTCGCCGCACGCCGCCAGCGCCCGCTCCGTCTCCTCGTCGTAACAGTCGCAGATCCGCTTGAAGTAGAGCAGCGGGAAGATGTACTGCTTATAGTCGCTCGCATCGATATAGCCCCTGAGCAGCACCGCCGCCCCCCAGAGATACTTCTCCAGTGCGGCCTGGGTGATTGGTTCAGGCGCCATTCAGACCACCCCCTCCTCGGCAAGCAACCTCTTCAACCGCTCCTCGGCCTCGGTGCACGCGGCCGCCGCATCCTTCACCCGTGTAAGGCCTTCTTCGACCGTCATCGGGTCCTCCTCGACCACAGGCTCGACATAGAGCGAGATGTTCAGGTTATGGTCCTCTCCCCTGATCTCGTCGAGCGTCGCCACCCGCACCGCACCCGGCACGTCCTGGCACCCCTCGTACCAGGCAGAGATCCGGCCCACATGCTCAGGACAGAGCTGGTTCTGGTTCCGCCCCTTCTGGTACTCATCCGATGCATCGATGAAGAGCACCCGGCCCCGGAGACGCTCCTCCTTCTGCCACCTGAAAACCAGAATGCACGCCGCAAGCGTCGTCCCGTAGAAGAGGTTCGGTCCAAGACCGATCACCGCCTCCAGCAGGTCCATCTCCAGGAGCGCCTTTCTGATCCGCCCCTCGGCACCCTTCCGGAAAAGCGCACCCTGCGGCAACACGATCGCCATCCGCCCGTTCGGCTTCGCCATCGAGGCGATCATGTGCTGGACCCAGGCGAAATCGCCATAACTCTGGGGCGGCATCCCGGCAAAATTCCGGCCATAGGGATCGTGTTCCCAGACCTCCTCCCCCCACTTCTTCAGGGAGAAAGGCGGGTTTGCCACCACGCAGTCGAAGGTCTGGAGACGGTCCTGCTCCACAAACGCCGGGTTCCGGAGCGTGTCCCCCCGCACGATCTGGAAATCCTCGCGGCCGTGCAGGATCAGGTTCATCCGGGCGATCGAGGAGGTGGTCATATTCTTCTCCTGCCCGTAGAGGTGGAGGAGGTTGATGTCCCCCCCATGCTCCTGCACATAGGAAAGGGCCTCCAGCAGCATCCCGGCCGTCCCCACCGCCGGGTCATAGATGCTCTCCCTCTCCTGCGGCTTGAGGATCCGCATCATCAACGTGATGACCATCCTCGGCGTGTAGAACTCGCCGGCCGCCTTATTCGACTCGTCCGCAAATTTCTTGATGAGATACTCATAGGCCCTCCCGGCGATGTCGGGCTCCACAGAGGCATTTGAGAGGTTTTTTTCCGAGAAGTGCTCGATCAGGTTCTTGAGCAGGGCATCGGAGAGGCGCTCCTTGTTCGACCACTGCACATCTCCGAAGATCTGGCTGAGCGTCTTCTCGTTTGCGTGCTCGATACACCGCATCGCGTCCTGGATCGCCTTCCCGATATCCTCGCTCTGTCCCCGGATAGTCTTCCAGTGGCAGCCCGTGGGGATCAGGAAACGGAAGTTCTCCCTGTACTCCGCCTCCTCGATATTCCCATCGGCCTCTGCAACAGCCAGATCGTATTCTTCGTCGTAAACATCGCAGATCCGCTTCAGGAAGAGGAGGGGGAAGATGTAAGTCTTGAAATCAGCCGCGTCGATCGGGCCGCGGAGGATGTTCGCGGCCTCAAAGAGCCATGATTCCAGTTCTGAGAGTGAAAGGGTGTTCTGTTCGTGTGGATCCATCGATTGTATTCACCTGATATCTGTCAAGATGTCGATCTTCCCCCCTAAAAGGAGATCGAAAAAATTTTAGTGCAAATAAAGGTTTTTTAG
Proteins encoded in this window:
- a CDS encoding class I SAM-dependent DNA methyltransferase, whose protein sequence is MDPHEQNTLSLSELESWLFEAANILRGPIDAADFKTYIFPLLFLKRICDVYDEEYDLAVAEADGNIEEAEYRENFRFLIPTGCHWKTIRGQSEDIGKAIQDAMRCIEHANEKTLSQIFGDVQWSNKERLSDALLKNLIEHFSEKNLSNASVEPDIAGRAYEYLIKKFADESNKAAGEFYTPRMVITLMMRILKPQERESIYDPAVGTAGMLLEALSYVQEHGGDINLLHLYGQEKNMTTSSIARMNLILHGREDFQIVRGDTLRNPAFVEQDRLQTFDCVVANPPFSLKKWGEEVWEHDPYGRNFAGMPPQSYGDFAWVQHMIASMAKPNGRMAIVLPQGALFRKGAEGRIRKALLEMDLLEAVIGLGPNLFYGTTLAACILVFRWQKEERLRGRVLFIDASDEYQKGRNQNQLCPEHVGRISAWYEGCQDVPGAVRVATLDEIRGEDHNLNISLYVEPVVEEDPMTVEEGLTRVKDAAAACTEAEERLKRLLAEEGVV
- a CDS encoding class I SAM-dependent DNA methyltransferase, whose protein sequence is MAPEPITQAALEKYLWGAAVLLRGYIDASDYKQYIFPLLYFKRICDCYDEETERALAACGEVFPEDHRFVVPEGAHWRDVRAVTEDVGVAVQEAMHRIEDANRETLAGIFGDTSWTNKNFLSDATLRDLVEHFSSETLSLAHVPQDELGQGYEYLIKKFADDSGHTAAEFYTNRTLVRLMTQMLDPQEGESVYDPTCGSAGMLLVAALQVREQGKEYRSLRLFGQEINLITSSIGRTNLLLHGIEDCTIVRGDTLAGPAFVEQDRLQTFDCILANPPYSISRWDREAFSSDRWGRNLFGVPPQGRADYAFFQHIIRSMDPATGRCAILFPHGVLFRDAEREMRRRIVEADLIECVLGLGPNLFYNSPMEACVIVCRMQKPPARQGRVLFINAVDEVTHEKAQSFLESRHIEKILAAYLSDEDVEGFSRSVPVEEILAKDANLSIPRYIARCDDGAVTPTFAGVYEEWAEYATEKSDAMEELRAVLKEVGLDG